The Halalkalibaculum roseum genome window below encodes:
- a CDS encoding radical SAM protein, translated as MLTTKWNIAPISPLFMPDDHDILELRPAKKNLDPFKPYHYLHEEEVDAIGTIKTVNTLFLTNKECPFKCTMCDLWKHTLDSPTPQGAIPQQINYALDLLPKASVVKLYNNGNFFDTGAIPPADYPAIAKQLQGIERVVVENHPKLCNDRCLEFAELLDGKLEIALGLETIHPEVLPKLNKQITTDNFRKAVSFLISNDIATRAFILLNPPYLTDDKENIEWTVRSIAFAFEAGVQTCSIIPTRAGNGIMDKLKENGKFVPPTLPALESAFEESMKMEKGRVFVDLWDLEHFSTCEVCFTKRKARLEKMNMTQKIQPRVNCPVSCKQNGMI; from the coding sequence TTGCTGACAACGAAATGGAATATCGCACCTATTTCGCCTCTCTTTATGCCTGATGACCATGATATACTGGAGCTGAGACCGGCGAAAAAGAATCTGGATCCATTCAAGCCTTATCACTACCTGCATGAAGAAGAAGTTGACGCAATCGGTACCATAAAAACGGTTAACACGCTCTTCCTCACCAACAAAGAGTGCCCTTTCAAATGCACCATGTGTGACCTGTGGAAGCACACCCTGGATAGCCCTACCCCACAAGGTGCCATCCCTCAGCAGATAAACTATGCTCTTGACCTGCTTCCGAAGGCATCTGTGGTCAAATTATATAACAACGGTAACTTTTTTGATACGGGAGCTATACCTCCAGCCGACTACCCCGCTATCGCAAAGCAGCTTCAGGGAATTGAACGTGTAGTCGTTGAGAATCATCCAAAACTCTGCAATGATCGATGCCTGGAATTTGCTGAGCTGTTAGATGGCAAGCTGGAAATTGCTCTTGGGCTGGAAACCATCCACCCGGAGGTGCTTCCCAAGTTGAACAAGCAGATTACTACCGATAATTTTCGTAAAGCGGTTTCCTTTCTCATCAGCAATGATATTGCCACCAGGGCTTTTATTTTGCTCAACCCGCCCTACCTTACCGATGATAAAGAAAATATTGAATGGACAGTCAGGTCGATTGCCTTTGCATTTGAAGCCGGTGTTCAAACCTGCTCAATCATTCCAACCCGGGCAGGGAACGGTATCATGGACAAGCTAAAAGAAAACGGCAAATTTGTACCACCTACCTTACCGGCTTTGGAATCAGCTTTTGAAGAATCTATGAAAATGGAAAAAGGGCGGGTCTTCGTTGACCTCTGGGATTTGGAGCACTTTTCAACCTGTGAAGTCTGTTTCACAAAACGTAAGGCCCGCCTTGAGAAAATGAACATGACCCAAAAAATCCAACCGCGGGTCAATTGTCCTGTATCCTGCAAACAAAATGGCATGATATAG
- a CDS encoding CHRD domain-containing protein, with amino-acid sequence MKHLSILLAFLFSFVLILQNSTVNAQNREGNTLILAGYKSVPKVQTPATGQVNVSLNGDSLSVEGSFSDLSSYYFGSAIFYGEKGEQGNQIIDLSPDIHENRTGGTFDKSKNTFKLTEGQMDALSNGNLYINIMSFDHQRGELRAQLPPML; translated from the coding sequence ATGAAACATCTAAGCATACTCCTCGCTTTTCTGTTCTCTTTTGTTTTAATCCTACAAAACAGTACCGTCAATGCTCAAAACAGGGAAGGAAACACGCTAATCCTGGCAGGCTATAAGTCCGTGCCGAAAGTGCAAACCCCGGCAACCGGACAAGTAAACGTCTCACTGAATGGCGATAGCCTCAGCGTTGAGGGATCATTCTCTGATCTTTCCAGCTATTATTTCGGTTCTGCTATTTTCTACGGCGAAAAAGGAGAACAGGGCAATCAGATCATCGATTTAAGTCCTGATATTCATGAGAACCGGACCGGCGGTACCTTCGATAAATCCAAAAACACCTTCAAGCTTACAGAGGGACAGATGGACGCATTATCAAACGGTAACCTCTATATCAACATCATGTCATTTGATCATCAGCGTGGAGAATTGAGGGCACAGCTTCCTCCGATGTTGTAA
- a CDS encoding tetratricopeptide repeat protein, producing MTAQESAAENFQRGKGALEADVDSQKVSLMIEYGQDALTKGEMAEARSYFDRAVLLGDSLDFDYARQFALYGKGDFYLVQQKFDSAQTVLEEAIRLQPGIALQTKIKNLLATAHRYRGENQKAIEIYKEALALVDTVADARTAAGIAQNMGDAYMNLGARGQAFSNYNKAIAFGEKAQDSLFLATSLNNIGESHNSSKEYGDASYYLERALEISHDIGFKPGLLRVYLNLGNTRSGQSRFDEAETLYTRALELSSVIRPDTPPVQIQYNLGELYNRMERYEQAEDYFRRSLDNSRKLGIPQGIYFNSTGLGNIEIGRGDFSEAVVYYNDALEVAQQLNNPTFLKAAHDKLYELRKELGEYALALNHLEQATAISDSLTTREKEQMLADYQTRLQVQRKDQMNKTLQAEKASQEAQLQLQKWFLILGGLVIIISFISGLLLFRSNQEKNSINEKLKEQKNELEEANSIKNKLFSIVAHDLRTPLSALTGMLELVREEALTEEEMRELFREMEFSLHQNMSIMENLLVWAKQQMSGLKVDIQPLNARKIVDDIFGALIFNADHKNIQLENEIEEGFIVKGDYDLFKLVIRNLVSNSIKFSRNGDKITVNAFRKDGKALFEVRDTGIGIPVEIQSKIFADGIDSRKGTNEEKGSGLGLSLCREFIERQGGSIDFKSSEGEGTVFYFTLPMAESENRMSSAIGKKTKIHSA from the coding sequence TTGACTGCACAAGAGTCTGCAGCGGAAAATTTTCAGCGTGGGAAAGGTGCACTTGAAGCTGATGTTGACAGCCAGAAAGTGAGCTTAATGATTGAATACGGTCAGGATGCTCTTACCAAGGGAGAAATGGCGGAAGCGAGATCTTATTTCGATAGGGCAGTATTACTCGGAGATTCACTCGATTTCGACTATGCGCGACAGTTTGCCTTATACGGGAAAGGAGATTTTTACCTGGTTCAGCAAAAATTTGATTCCGCCCAAACGGTGCTTGAAGAAGCCATAAGGTTACAGCCCGGTATTGCTTTACAAACAAAAATTAAAAATCTACTTGCAACCGCCCATCGTTACCGGGGAGAAAATCAGAAAGCTATTGAAATTTACAAAGAAGCCCTGGCCCTGGTAGATACTGTTGCTGATGCACGAACAGCTGCGGGTATTGCCCAAAATATGGGTGATGCGTATATGAATCTGGGTGCGAGAGGACAGGCCTTCAGCAATTACAACAAAGCAATTGCATTTGGGGAAAAAGCGCAGGATTCCCTTTTTCTTGCAACCTCGCTGAACAATATCGGAGAATCTCATAACAGCAGCAAAGAGTATGGTGATGCCTCCTATTACCTGGAGCGAGCCTTGGAAATAAGCCATGATATCGGTTTCAAACCGGGTCTCCTGAGAGTATACCTAAATCTTGGAAATACCAGAAGCGGTCAGTCCAGGTTCGATGAAGCGGAAACACTTTATACCCGGGCTCTTGAATTGTCGAGTGTTATTCGTCCGGATACGCCACCTGTTCAGATCCAATATAACCTGGGCGAATTGTACAACCGGATGGAGAGATACGAACAAGCCGAAGATTATTTCCGGAGATCACTGGACAACAGCAGGAAACTCGGCATACCACAGGGAATTTATTTCAATTCAACCGGTTTGGGAAATATTGAAATAGGCCGCGGTGATTTTTCAGAAGCGGTAGTGTATTACAACGATGCACTGGAAGTAGCGCAACAGTTAAATAATCCTACGTTTTTGAAAGCAGCGCATGATAAACTCTATGAATTACGGAAAGAACTGGGTGAATATGCTCTTGCTCTTAACCATTTGGAGCAAGCAACTGCCATTTCAGACAGTTTGACCACGAGGGAAAAGGAGCAGATGCTGGCCGATTATCAGACGCGTTTACAGGTGCAGCGAAAGGACCAGATGAACAAAACACTTCAGGCGGAGAAAGCCAGCCAGGAAGCCCAATTGCAATTGCAGAAATGGTTCTTAATACTGGGCGGTTTGGTCATCATTATTTCATTCATTTCCGGTTTGTTACTGTTCAGATCGAATCAGGAGAAGAACAGTATTAACGAAAAGCTTAAGGAACAAAAGAATGAACTTGAAGAAGCTAATTCGATTAAAAATAAGCTTTTCAGTATCGTTGCCCATGATCTTCGCACCCCGCTTAGTGCACTTACCGGTATGCTGGAGCTGGTCAGAGAAGAGGCCCTGACTGAGGAGGAGATGAGGGAACTGTTCAGAGAGATGGAATTTTCCCTGCATCAGAACATGAGCATCATGGAAAATCTGTTGGTTTGGGCAAAGCAGCAAATGTCAGGACTAAAGGTTGACATACAACCATTGAATGCGAGAAAAATCGTAGATGATATTTTCGGTGCCCTGATTTTCAATGCGGATCACAAAAATATTCAACTTGAAAATGAAATTGAAGAAGGTTTTATAGTCAAGGGTGACTACGATCTATTCAAATTGGTGATTAGAAACCTGGTTTCAAACAGTATTAAATTCTCAAGGAACGGGGATAAAATTACAGTCAATGCTTTCAGGAAAGATGGAAAAGCCCTGTTCGAAGTTCGGGATACCGGCATTGGTATACCGGTAGAAATTCAATCGAAGATTTTTGCCGATGGTATTGATAGCCGTAAAGGAACCAACGAGGAAAAAGGAAGCGGTTTGGGACTAAGCCTGTGCCGGGAGTTCATTGAAAGACAGGGTGGAAGCATCGATTTTAAAAGCAGTGAAGGAGAGGGTACCGTATTTTACTTTACTCTACCAATGGCTGAGAGTGAGAATAGGATGAGTTCAGCCATTGGTAAAAAAACCAAGATTCACTCAGCCTGA
- a CDS encoding asparagine synthase-related protein — MDHQYVADFVNLLDADNNYIFDMSVEEAEEALVSGDPDRVREIDGQFALVKKVDEQVFMARSIGRPMRYFLAKREAGPMLIVAERMDEIYDHLEKLDLHEQFHPSYTRMVPAHHVVRVDVIGCPDPNPTYTRFFDPKQNGLNDDLDEIGRTYIGALAEECRNWIQSIPEKEPIGVLFSGGIDSGSVFLVLYHLMLEKGMSPQRLKAFTLSVNDGPDARQAHDFLDRLDLSLFLETVEVSESDIDYKEAIKVIEDYKALDVEAASMTLALCKHLRERYPDWKYLADGDGGDENLKDYPIEDNPELTIRSVLNNPMLYHEGWGVDKIKHSLTYSGGQSRGHVRTYAPARKYGFKGFSPYSLPNVIEVSEAIPFIRLTDWDHNELYALKGEIVKRGVKAVTGFDMPVYPKRRFQHGAVSEDKSSNLFADNEMEYRTYFASLYA; from the coding sequence ATGGATCATCAATACGTAGCGGATTTTGTAAACCTCCTCGATGCCGATAATAATTATATTTTTGACATGTCAGTGGAGGAAGCCGAGGAGGCACTTGTTTCGGGCGATCCCGATCGAGTCAGAGAAATTGACGGGCAGTTCGCACTGGTTAAAAAGGTGGACGAACAGGTTTTTATGGCCCGTTCTATCGGACGTCCGATGCGTTACTTTCTGGCCAAGCGTGAAGCAGGTCCAATGCTGATTGTGGCCGAACGAATGGATGAAATTTATGACCACCTTGAAAAGCTGGATCTCCATGAACAGTTTCACCCGTCATATACACGCATGGTTCCGGCACATCACGTAGTTCGGGTTGACGTCATTGGCTGTCCCGATCCCAATCCTACCTACACGCGATTCTTTGATCCAAAACAAAATGGATTGAATGACGATTTGGATGAAATCGGTCGTACCTACATTGGTGCACTCGCTGAAGAGTGTAGAAACTGGATTCAGAGTATCCCTGAGAAAGAGCCCATTGGAGTGCTTTTTTCCGGCGGTATTGACAGTGGATCGGTCTTTTTAGTTCTCTATCACCTGATGCTCGAGAAGGGAATGAGTCCACAGCGCCTGAAAGCATTTACGTTATCGGTGAACGACGGACCCGATGCCCGCCAGGCCCACGATTTTCTCGATCGCCTGGACCTTTCCTTATTTCTTGAAACCGTTGAGGTTTCAGAAAGCGATATCGACTATAAAGAAGCAATCAAGGTCATCGAAGATTACAAGGCACTGGATGTAGAAGCGGCAAGCATGACGCTGGCACTCTGCAAGCACCTCCGTGAGCGTTATCCGGATTGGAAATACCTGGCCGATGGGGATGGCGGAGATGAAAATTTAAAGGATTACCCCATTGAGGACAATCCAGAACTGACTATCCGAAGCGTGCTTAACAACCCAATGCTCTACCACGAGGGATGGGGAGTCGACAAAATTAAGCACTCACTGACCTACTCGGGGGGACAGAGCCGCGGTCACGTTCGCACCTATGCTCCTGCCCGGAAATACGGCTTTAAGGGCTTCAGTCCATACTCGTTGCCCAACGTTATTGAAGTTTCAGAAGCAATTCCGTTTATCAGGCTTACAGACTGGGACCATAACGAGCTGTATGCATTGAAAGGAGAGATAGTCAAGCGGGGCGTCAAAGCGGTTACCGGATTCGATATGCCCGTGTATCCCAAGCGTCGTTTTCAGCATGGTGCCGTGAGCGAAGACAAAAGCAGCAACCTTTTTGCTGACAACGAAATGGAATATCGCACCTATTTCGCCTCTCTTTATGCCTGA
- a CDS encoding NAD(P)/FAD-dependent oxidoreductase — MKNKQSYDVIIIGSGFSGSLTALCLLQSGLSVCVLEKDRHPRFAVGESSTPIADMILRSISEEYDLPWLKHFSRYGSWQRHYPDITCGLKRGFSYYKHNPHEQFSTDKFHANQLLVAASVNVEQSDTNWMRSEFDAFLAEKLLEYDIPYFENTEVVSVEQDNSGQWVIDAFENNNDLSIRADFMVDATGSPRFIGKFLGIDSLNDGFETKSRAVFSHFEDVKPWKNYLEENGISTNDYPYNPDYSALHHLLEEGWLWMLRFNNGVTSTGLLLDLQNEDQNSSESPNETWNRIINRYPSLEDLFEHAVTATDPGKMLQTGRLQRRLKRMTGKNWAALPHTAGFVDPMHSTGIAHTLSGLEKLVQIIVESGPNKESLRDDLSAYEQQLIQELKLVDLLVGGSYRSMDHFELFNVYTMLYFIAAISYEQSRLRGEIPSHFLSAGREDIFFFVAQSYNELKHITKDKISVNQVKDFRDRVKNRIEPYNIAGLLDPDANNMYRHTAVEF, encoded by the coding sequence ATGAAAAATAAACAATCCTACGATGTCATCATTATAGGTTCGGGTTTCTCGGGTTCCCTTACCGCACTCTGCCTGCTTCAATCAGGTCTGAGTGTCTGCGTATTGGAGAAGGACCGGCACCCAAGATTTGCTGTCGGGGAGTCATCAACCCCTATCGCAGACATGATCCTTCGAAGTATTTCGGAAGAGTATGACCTGCCCTGGCTAAAACATTTCTCACGGTACGGTAGCTGGCAAAGGCACTACCCGGATATTACCTGCGGACTCAAGCGCGGTTTCAGTTACTATAAGCACAATCCTCATGAACAATTTTCGACCGATAAATTTCATGCCAATCAACTGCTGGTAGCCGCCAGTGTCAATGTCGAGCAGTCTGACACCAACTGGATGCGATCGGAATTCGATGCCTTCCTGGCTGAGAAACTTTTGGAGTATGACATACCTTATTTCGAAAATACCGAAGTCGTCTCGGTTGAACAGGACAACTCTGGCCAGTGGGTTATCGATGCCTTTGAAAATAACAATGACCTCTCAATCCGGGCTGATTTTATGGTTGACGCTACAGGTAGCCCGCGTTTTATAGGGAAGTTTCTTGGAATTGATTCATTAAACGATGGTTTCGAAACCAAGTCACGGGCAGTTTTTTCTCATTTTGAAGACGTCAAGCCATGGAAAAACTATCTTGAGGAGAATGGTATTTCTACGAATGACTATCCCTACAATCCTGACTATTCAGCCTTACACCACCTGCTTGAGGAGGGTTGGCTCTGGATGTTGCGCTTTAACAACGGGGTCACCAGTACCGGACTTCTTCTGGACTTGCAAAACGAAGATCAAAATAGCAGCGAAAGCCCCAATGAAACCTGGAACCGCATCATCAACCGCTACCCTTCGCTTGAGGACCTCTTTGAACACGCGGTGACAGCAACAGATCCGGGCAAAATGTTACAAACCGGACGATTGCAGCGACGCCTAAAGAGAATGACAGGTAAAAACTGGGCAGCCTTGCCGCATACTGCCGGATTCGTTGACCCCATGCACAGCACCGGTATTGCCCATACCCTAAGCGGCTTAGAAAAACTGGTCCAAATAATCGTTGAATCCGGACCCAATAAAGAAAGTCTTCGAGATGACCTTTCAGCGTATGAGCAGCAACTTATACAGGAATTAAAACTGGTGGATCTGCTCGTTGGCGGCAGCTACAGGTCTATGGATCATTTTGAGTTATTTAATGTGTATACCATGCTCTATTTCATTGCGGCCATCAGTTATGAGCAGAGTCGATTACGAGGTGAGATTCCGTCTCATTTTTTAAGCGCCGGCAGGGAAGATATATTTTTTTTCGTAGCTCAAAGTTATAATGAGCTAAAGCATATTACGAAGGATAAAATATCGGTAAACCAAGTAAAAGACTTCAGGGACCGAGTTAAGAATAGAATAGAACCCTACAACATCGCCGGCTTATTAGATCCTGACGCCAATAACATGTATCGCCATACAGCTGTTGAGTTCTAA
- a CDS encoding methylenetetrahydrofolate reductase, whose protein sequence is MKVIEHYNRADEPLISFEIIPPKRGGSIKGVFDSLDKVMKYNPPFIDVTYHAAESYYEELADGTIKRHIKRKRPGTIGLCAAILHKYGVDPVPHLICEGFTKEETEDALIELNYLGIDNVLTIRGDAPDDNVPRFKNGTYNDHAIDLVRQVQDMNKGRYLEDISNAQRTDFCVGVAGYPEKHFEAPNLDFDIQMLKRKVDAGGDYVVTQMFFDNDAYFRFVDKCRAAGIECPIVPGLKVLTVERHLNFLPKYFHLNLPEELSEAVQKNPGNAREIGIEWSAKQCTELLEKGVPGLHFYIMGDPSPALEVIEKIPMGTKVKANA, encoded by the coding sequence ATGAAAGTAATAGAGCATTATAATAGGGCCGACGAGCCCTTGATTTCGTTTGAGATCATTCCTCCAAAGAGAGGAGGTTCCATTAAAGGAGTATTTGATTCACTGGACAAGGTGATGAAATACAATCCGCCATTCATTGATGTTACCTATCATGCGGCAGAATCCTACTATGAGGAGCTGGCTGACGGTACCATCAAACGTCATATAAAACGTAAACGACCCGGGACTATCGGTCTTTGCGCTGCTATACTGCATAAGTACGGCGTGGATCCGGTTCCTCATCTGATATGTGAAGGATTTACCAAAGAGGAGACGGAAGATGCACTGATTGAATTGAACTACCTGGGTATTGATAATGTATTGACGATCCGGGGAGATGCACCTGATGACAACGTACCCCGCTTCAAGAACGGAACCTATAATGATCACGCCATCGACCTGGTGCGACAGGTTCAGGACATGAACAAAGGTCGTTACTTGGAGGATATCAGCAATGCTCAAAGAACTGATTTTTGTGTCGGTGTGGCCGGTTACCCTGAAAAGCATTTTGAGGCGCCGAATCTTGACTTTGATATTCAGATGCTGAAGAGAAAAGTCGACGCTGGCGGAGATTATGTGGTTACCCAGATGTTCTTCGACAATGACGCCTATTTCCGGTTTGTAGACAAATGCCGTGCTGCAGGAATTGAATGTCCCATTGTACCGGGCCTGAAAGTATTGACCGTTGAGCGACACCTCAACTTTTTACCCAAGTATTTCCATCTCAATCTCCCCGAAGAACTGTCTGAAGCGGTGCAAAAGAATCCAGGAAATGCCCGTGAAATAGGAATTGAATGGAGCGCTAAACAGTGCACCGAATTGCTTGAAAAGGGTGTCCCCGGACTTCACTTCTATATCATGGGAGATCCGAGTCCTGCATTGGAAGTGATTGAGAAAATTCCTATGGGTACCAAAGTTAAGGCCAACGCCTGA